The Salvelinus namaycush isolate Seneca chromosome 16, SaNama_1.0, whole genome shotgun sequence genome has a segment encoding these proteins:
- the LOC120061154 gene encoding IQ motif and SEC7 domain-containing protein 1-like isoform X1 produces the protein MRSSRRSFLPRWSNFYIVETETQCAEPPGAHSDGPYSQTTAYLRGTERYSDSSSGPGPPGPRGPPCVAPPSSASLAWALRTRHQPASLALRKQEEEENKRCKASLSDSYELSTDLQDKKVEMLERKYGGSFVSRRAARTIQTAFRQYRMNKNFERLRSSASESRMTRRIILSNMRLQYSFDDRQPQQQGTGTQTNFTHSVGIGPPHSPDAERTGDYTHLEDSFTKQVKTLADSMDTALTCRGGRDDSQEDFGECVWSSSSNPSSQRGLCERPRGGGGGLSMHGDSTATSYSDVTLYMDDCMPSSPLSLDRAPSSTDTEYWGPGGGVGAREDSRDTEGGGSSNSRRSTPCTECRDYRLRGAHLPLLTIEPPSDSSVDMSDRSDRGSLSRQIYEQEPAGGAGSPQGTLKHSPNTPRSVPTAAAQGQTRAPGRGPPLPTQIPHHVAHHHHHHPHHHHQYPDTPSSSSSPQQPPTTPLSSSSSAVLPPGGLEQPCLSDGDNDSLNSTTNSNETVNCSSGSSSQDSLREPLPPLGKQTYQRESRHSWDSPPFNNDVVQRRQYRIGLNLFNKKPEKGIQYLIERGFVSDTPVGIARFILERKGLSRQMIGEFLGNRQKQFNKDVLDCVVDEMDFSGMDLDDALRKFQAQIRVQGEAQKVERLIEAFSQRYCVCNPTLVRQFQNPDTIFILAFAIILLNTDMYSPNVKAERKMKLEDFIKNLRGVDNGQDIPRDLLVGIYQRIQKWELRTNDDHVSQVQAVERVIVGKKPVMSLPHRRLVCCCQLYEVPDPNRPQRTGVHQREVFLFNDLLVVTKIFQKKKTSVTYSFRQSFPLVEMQVHMFQNSYYPHGIRLTSAVLGGERKVLIVFMAPSQQDRTRFVSDLKESIAEVQEMEKYRVESELEKQKGVMRTGLLTGLVGGGVGVKGEVANGTLGRPSLDDNYSAGEGLKRSALSSSLRDLSDGGKRGRRNSVGSLDSTMEGSIISSPQPHQRYPVPGVVPGCYPTEDYRPHRPILSPGTGVGGGPGQQHTAAGTGVGGVPSSVERAGVGSGPGGGNTGSFLGSLFGSKRAKPPSPLIPPGPPYPAPVPPPTTGGPPPHSPSSLCQSEGGPSKIQALHAQYCHTAAVQPPPPYYHHHRYHVLAGPPPLLGGGVPPHILQRGPFPCRPPIGPPHAQLQQLAHLSQLSQHGMQGRYSNMAVGCPPPLSPHSQHSQNPQFTLYHTQPTHSIRAGAMPGKPPLTLSHSHPHPHAHSHTHPGHPLSAAPHPAPHPHQSRFIFGTLPHQHQHQQPSASVNTHHAPPAAQYQPLYPPLSSIPPPPPPLPFTPPFYPPYPSYASLPSPPPAPRAASAGAPGDGSWGDWHRGQLQIQTYQPDQHGGVSSRTWGHRRQRSEGRMEEGGRARDRDRARASRGEQDSSSSNNSASDKKKRNLFRLCYFHLRFPHM, from the exons ATGAGATCCAGCAGGAGAAGTTTCCTGCCACGCTGGTCTAATTTCTACAT TGTGGAAACAGAGACCCAGTGTGCGGAGCCTCCCGGGGCCCACTCAGACGGCCCCTACAGCCAGACCACAGCGTACCTGCGTGGCACAGAGCGCTACAGTGACAGCAGCAGTGGTCCTGGTCCTCCAGGCCCTCGGGGGCCTCCGTGCGTGGCCCCTCCCAGCTCGGCAAGCCTTGCCTGGGCACTGCGAACACGCCATCAGCCTGCCAGCCTGGCCCTCCgcaagcaggaggaggaggagaacaagagGTGCAAGGCCAGTCTCTCTGACAGCTATGAGCTCTCCACAGACCTGCAGGACAAGAAG GTGGAGATGTTGGAGAGGAAGTATGGTGGCTCCTTTGTGAGCCGCAGAGCAGCCCGGACCATCCAGACAGCCTTCCGCCAGTACCGTATGAACAAGAACTTTGAGCGCCTCCGCAGCTCGGCGTCCGAGAGCCGCATGACGCGACGCATCATCCTGTCCAACATGCGGCTGCAGTACTCGTTTGACGACCGCCAGCCGCAGCAGCAGGGGACCGGAACACAGACGAACTTCACACACAGTGTGGGCATCGGCCCTCCTCATTCACCTGACGCAGAAAGGACAGGAGACTACACACACCTGGAGGACTCCTTCACCAAACAG GTGAAGACCCTGGCTGACTCCATGGACACCGCCCTGACCTGCCGAGGCGGGCGGGATGACTCCCAGGAGGACTTTGGGGAGTGTGTGTGGAGCAGCAGCAGTAACCCCTCCTCTCAGAGAGGCCTGTGTGAGAGACCccggggagggggagggggcctCAGCATGCACGGAGACAGCACAGCCACCTCCTACAGTGATGTCACTCTATACATGGACGACTGCATGCCCTCCTCGCCTCTCTCACTGGACCGGGCTCCCAGCAGCACAGACACTGAGTACTGGGGCCCTGGGGGAGGCGTGGGGGCCCGTGAGGACAGCAGGGACACTGAGGGAGGGGGTAGCAGTAACAGCCGTCGCAGCACTCCCTGCACGGAGTGTCGAGACTACCGTCTGAGGGGCGCCCACCTGCCCCTGCTCACCATCGAGCCCCCCAGCGACAGCTCCGTGGACATGAGCGACCGCTCTGACCGTGGCTCCCTCAGCAGACAGATCTACGAGCAGGAGCCAGCGGGAGGAGCGGGCTCTCCTCAGGGAACACTCAAACACTCCCCTAACACTCCCCGCTCTGTCCCCACAGCCGCAGCGCAGGGCCAGACCCGCGCCCCCGGCCGGGGCCCCCCCCTGCCCACTCAAATCCCCCACCACGTGgcacaccaccatcaccaccaccctcaccaccaccaccagtaccCAGAcaccccctcatcctcctcctccccccagcagccccccaccacccccctgtcctcctcctcctctgctgtGCTGCCCCCTGGTGGCCTAGAGCAGCCCTGTCTGTCTGACGGGGACAACGACTCTCTCAACTCCACCACCAACTCCAACGAGACGGTGAACTGCAGCTCTGGCTCCTCGTCTCAGGACAGCCTGAGGGAGCCCCTACCCCCTCTGGGAAAGCAGACCTACcagagagagagtagacacaGCTGGGACTCACCGCCATTTAACAACGACGTGGTGCAAAGACGCCAGTACCGCATCGGACTCAACCTATTCAATAA GAAGCCAGAAAAAGGGATCCAATACCTGATCGAGAGAGGTTTTGTGTCCGACACTCCGGTCGGGATCGCTCGCTTCATCCTGGAGAGGAAGGGCCTTAGCAGACAGATGATCGGAGAATTCCTCGGCAACCGGCAGAAACAGTTCAACAAGGACGTACTGGA CTGTGTGGTGGACGAGATGGACTTCTCAGGTATGGACCTGGACGATGCTCTGAGGAAGTTCCAGGCCCAGATTAGAGTTCAAGGAGAAGCCCAGAAAGTAGAGAGGCTCATAGAAGCTTTCAG TCAGCGGTACTGTGTGTGTAACCCGACGCTGGTCCGCCAGTTCCAGAACCCAGACACCATCTTCATCCTGGCCTTCgccatcatcctcctcaacacGGATATGTACAGCCCCAACGTCAAGGCAGAGAGGAAGATGAAGTTAGAGGACTTCATCAAGAACCTCAGAG GAGTGGACAACGGCCAGGACATTCCCAGGGATCTGTTGGTTGGGATCTACCAGCGCATCCAGAAGTGGGAGCTAAGGACCAACGATGACCACGTGTCCCAAGTGCAGGCGGTAGAGAGAGTCATAGTAGGCAAAAAGCCT GTGATGTCTCTGCCACACCGCAGGCTGGTATGCTGCTGTCAGCTATATGAGGTGCCTGACCCCAACCGACCCCAGAGGACAGGAGTTCACCAACGGGAGGTCTTCCTGTTCAACGACCTGCTGGTG GTGACTAAGATTTTCCAGAAGAAGAAGACTTCTGTGACGTACAGTTTCAGACAGTCCTTCCCTCTGGTGGAGATGCAAGTCCACATGTTCCAGAACTCCT ACTACCCCCACGGTATCCGTCTGACCTCAGCAGTGTTGGGTGGAGAGAGGAAGGTCCTTATCGTGTTTATGGCTCCCAGCCAGCAGGACCGCACCCGCTTTGTCAGTGACCTTAAAGAGAGTATCGCTGAGGTGCAGGAGATGGAGAAGTACAGAGTGGAGT CCGAGTTGGAGAAGCAGAAAGGCGTGATGCGGACTGGCCTGCTGACCGGCTTGGTCGGAGGTGGAGTGGGTGTGAAGGGTGAGGTGGCGAACGGCACCCTGGGAAGGCCCAGTCTAGATGACAACTACTCTGCGGGAGAGGGACTCAAACGCTCGGCGCTCAGCTCATCTCTCCGAGACCTATCAGATGGAG GGAAACGTGGTCGCAGAAACAGTGTTGGCTCCCTCGACAGTACCATGGAA GGTTCCATCATTAGCAGCCCCCAGCCGCACCAGCGTTACCCGGTTCCGGGCGTGGTCCCAGGCTGCTACCCTACAGAAGACTACCGGCCGCATCGCCCCATCCTGAGCCCCGGAACGGGGGTGGGGGGTGGGCCGGGGCAACAACACACCGCTGCTGGGACGGGAGTTGGGGGGGTTCCCAGCAGTGTAGAGAGAGCGGGGGTGGGGAGCGGCCCTGGGGGGGGCAATACGGGCTCCTTCCTGGGCTCTCTATTCGGCAGCAAACGCGCCAAGCCACCAAGTCCCCTTATACCACCGGGGCCACCCTACCCCGcccctgtccccccacccacTACGGGAGGGCCCCCTCCTCACTCCCCATCATCTCTGTGCCAGTCGGAGGGGGGCCCTTCCAAGATCCAGGCCCTGCATGCTCAGTACTGCCACACGGCCGCCGTGCAGCCCCCACCTccctactaccatcaccatcgcTACCACGTCCTTGCTGGCCCTCCTCCCTTGCTAGGTGGGGGCGTGCCCCCTCATATCCTTCAGAGAGGGCCGTTCCCCTGTCGCCCTCCTATTGGCCCCCCTCACGCCCAGCTCCAGCAGCTGGCCCATCTCTCCCAGCTTTCCCAGCATGGCATGCAGGGTCGCTACAGCAACATGGCGGTGGGCTGTCCTCCCCCCCTTTCTCCTCACTCCCAACATTCTCAGAACCCCCAGTTCACCCTGTACCACACACAGCCCACACACTCTATCAGGGCGGGCGCCATGCCAGGCAAACCTCCTCTGACTTTGTCTCACTCCCACCCGCACCCCCACGCACACTCCCACACCCACCCCGGGCACCCCCTCAGTGCCGCGCCGCACCCCGCCCCCCACCCACATCAATCTCGCTTCATCTTTGGCACGCTGCCCCACCAACATCAGCATCAGCAGCCGTCCGCTTCCGTCAACACCCATCACGCTCCGCCCGCCGCCCAGTATCAGCCCCtgtaccctcctctctcttctatcccccctcccccccccccactcccctttACCCCCCCCTTCTACCCCCCTTATCCCTCTTATGCCTCTCTGCCCTCACCCCCCCCAGCACCCCGGGCAGCCTCAGCAGGGGCCCCAGGTGACGGGAGCTGGGGCGACTGGCACAGGGGGCAGCTCCAAATCCAAACCTATCAACCGGATCAGCACGGTGGTGTGAGCAGCAGAACGTGGGGCCACAGAAGGCAGAGGTCAGAGGGTAGGATGGAGGAAGGGGGCAGAGCTAGGGACAGGGATAGAGCCAGGGCTAGTAGAGGTgagcaggacagcagcagcagtaacaacagcgCCAGTGACAAGAAGAAACGCAACTTATTTCGTCTCTGCTACTTTCACCTCCGCTTCCCACACATGTAG
- the LOC120061154 gene encoding IQ motif and SEC7 domain-containing protein 1-like isoform X2 has translation MRSSRRSFLPRWSNFYIVETETQCAEPPGAHSDGPYSQTTAYLRGTERYSDSSSGPGPPGPRGPPCVAPPSSASLAWALRTRHQPASLALRKQEEEENKRCKASLSDSYELSTDLQDKKVEMLERKYGGSFVSRRAARTIQTAFRQYRMNKNFERLRSSASESRMTRRIILSNMRLQYSFDDRQPQQQGTGTQTNFTHSVGIGPPHSPDAERTGDYTHLEDSFTKQVKTLADSMDTALTCRGGRDDSQEDFGECVWSSSSNPSSQRGLCERPRGGGGGLSMHGDSTATSYSDVTLYMDDCMPSSPLSLDRAPSSTDTEYWGPGGGVGAREDSRDTEGGGSSNSRRSTPCTECRDYRLRGAHLPLLTIEPPSDSSVDMSDRSDRGSLSRQIYEQEPAGGAGSPQGTLKHSPNTPRSVPTAAAQGQTRAPGRGPPLPTQIPHHVAHHHHHHPHHHHQYPDTPSSSSSPQQPPTTPLSSSSSAVLPPGGLEQPCLSDGDNDSLNSTTNSNETVNCSSGSSSQDSLREPLPPLGKQTYQRESRHSWDSPPFNNDVVQRRQYRIGLNLFNKKPEKGIQYLIERGFVSDTPVGIARFILERKGLSRQMIGEFLGNRQKQFNKDVLDCVVDEMDFSGMDLDDALRKFQAQIRVQGEAQKVERLIEAFSQRYCVCNPTLVRQFQNPDTIFILAFAIILLNTDMYSPNVKAERKMKLEDFIKNLRGVDNGQDIPRDLLVGIYQRIQKWELRTNDDHVSQVQAVERVIVMSLPHRRLVCCCQLYEVPDPNRPQRTGVHQREVFLFNDLLVVTKIFQKKKTSVTYSFRQSFPLVEMQVHMFQNSYYPHGIRLTSAVLGGERKVLIVFMAPSQQDRTRFVSDLKESIAEVQEMEKYRVESELEKQKGVMRTGLLTGLVGGGVGVKGEVANGTLGRPSLDDNYSAGEGLKRSALSSSLRDLSDGGKRGRRNSVGSLDSTMEGSIISSPQPHQRYPVPGVVPGCYPTEDYRPHRPILSPGTGVGGGPGQQHTAAGTGVGGVPSSVERAGVGSGPGGGNTGSFLGSLFGSKRAKPPSPLIPPGPPYPAPVPPPTTGGPPPHSPSSLCQSEGGPSKIQALHAQYCHTAAVQPPPPYYHHHRYHVLAGPPPLLGGGVPPHILQRGPFPCRPPIGPPHAQLQQLAHLSQLSQHGMQGRYSNMAVGCPPPLSPHSQHSQNPQFTLYHTQPTHSIRAGAMPGKPPLTLSHSHPHPHAHSHTHPGHPLSAAPHPAPHPHQSRFIFGTLPHQHQHQQPSASVNTHHAPPAAQYQPLYPPLSSIPPPPPPLPFTPPFYPPYPSYASLPSPPPAPRAASAGAPGDGSWGDWHRGQLQIQTYQPDQHGGVSSRTWGHRRQRSEGRMEEGGRARDRDRARASRGEQDSSSSNNSASDKKKRNLFRLCYFHLRFPHM, from the exons ATGAGATCCAGCAGGAGAAGTTTCCTGCCACGCTGGTCTAATTTCTACAT TGTGGAAACAGAGACCCAGTGTGCGGAGCCTCCCGGGGCCCACTCAGACGGCCCCTACAGCCAGACCACAGCGTACCTGCGTGGCACAGAGCGCTACAGTGACAGCAGCAGTGGTCCTGGTCCTCCAGGCCCTCGGGGGCCTCCGTGCGTGGCCCCTCCCAGCTCGGCAAGCCTTGCCTGGGCACTGCGAACACGCCATCAGCCTGCCAGCCTGGCCCTCCgcaagcaggaggaggaggagaacaagagGTGCAAGGCCAGTCTCTCTGACAGCTATGAGCTCTCCACAGACCTGCAGGACAAGAAG GTGGAGATGTTGGAGAGGAAGTATGGTGGCTCCTTTGTGAGCCGCAGAGCAGCCCGGACCATCCAGACAGCCTTCCGCCAGTACCGTATGAACAAGAACTTTGAGCGCCTCCGCAGCTCGGCGTCCGAGAGCCGCATGACGCGACGCATCATCCTGTCCAACATGCGGCTGCAGTACTCGTTTGACGACCGCCAGCCGCAGCAGCAGGGGACCGGAACACAGACGAACTTCACACACAGTGTGGGCATCGGCCCTCCTCATTCACCTGACGCAGAAAGGACAGGAGACTACACACACCTGGAGGACTCCTTCACCAAACAG GTGAAGACCCTGGCTGACTCCATGGACACCGCCCTGACCTGCCGAGGCGGGCGGGATGACTCCCAGGAGGACTTTGGGGAGTGTGTGTGGAGCAGCAGCAGTAACCCCTCCTCTCAGAGAGGCCTGTGTGAGAGACCccggggagggggagggggcctCAGCATGCACGGAGACAGCACAGCCACCTCCTACAGTGATGTCACTCTATACATGGACGACTGCATGCCCTCCTCGCCTCTCTCACTGGACCGGGCTCCCAGCAGCACAGACACTGAGTACTGGGGCCCTGGGGGAGGCGTGGGGGCCCGTGAGGACAGCAGGGACACTGAGGGAGGGGGTAGCAGTAACAGCCGTCGCAGCACTCCCTGCACGGAGTGTCGAGACTACCGTCTGAGGGGCGCCCACCTGCCCCTGCTCACCATCGAGCCCCCCAGCGACAGCTCCGTGGACATGAGCGACCGCTCTGACCGTGGCTCCCTCAGCAGACAGATCTACGAGCAGGAGCCAGCGGGAGGAGCGGGCTCTCCTCAGGGAACACTCAAACACTCCCCTAACACTCCCCGCTCTGTCCCCACAGCCGCAGCGCAGGGCCAGACCCGCGCCCCCGGCCGGGGCCCCCCCCTGCCCACTCAAATCCCCCACCACGTGgcacaccaccatcaccaccaccctcaccaccaccaccagtaccCAGAcaccccctcatcctcctcctccccccagcagccccccaccacccccctgtcctcctcctcctctgctgtGCTGCCCCCTGGTGGCCTAGAGCAGCCCTGTCTGTCTGACGGGGACAACGACTCTCTCAACTCCACCACCAACTCCAACGAGACGGTGAACTGCAGCTCTGGCTCCTCGTCTCAGGACAGCCTGAGGGAGCCCCTACCCCCTCTGGGAAAGCAGACCTACcagagagagagtagacacaGCTGGGACTCACCGCCATTTAACAACGACGTGGTGCAAAGACGCCAGTACCGCATCGGACTCAACCTATTCAATAA GAAGCCAGAAAAAGGGATCCAATACCTGATCGAGAGAGGTTTTGTGTCCGACACTCCGGTCGGGATCGCTCGCTTCATCCTGGAGAGGAAGGGCCTTAGCAGACAGATGATCGGAGAATTCCTCGGCAACCGGCAGAAACAGTTCAACAAGGACGTACTGGA CTGTGTGGTGGACGAGATGGACTTCTCAGGTATGGACCTGGACGATGCTCTGAGGAAGTTCCAGGCCCAGATTAGAGTTCAAGGAGAAGCCCAGAAAGTAGAGAGGCTCATAGAAGCTTTCAG TCAGCGGTACTGTGTGTGTAACCCGACGCTGGTCCGCCAGTTCCAGAACCCAGACACCATCTTCATCCTGGCCTTCgccatcatcctcctcaacacGGATATGTACAGCCCCAACGTCAAGGCAGAGAGGAAGATGAAGTTAGAGGACTTCATCAAGAACCTCAGAG GAGTGGACAACGGCCAGGACATTCCCAGGGATCTGTTGGTTGGGATCTACCAGCGCATCCAGAAGTGGGAGCTAAGGACCAACGATGACCACGTGTCCCAAGTGCAGGCGGTAGAGAGAGTCATA GTGATGTCTCTGCCACACCGCAGGCTGGTATGCTGCTGTCAGCTATATGAGGTGCCTGACCCCAACCGACCCCAGAGGACAGGAGTTCACCAACGGGAGGTCTTCCTGTTCAACGACCTGCTGGTG GTGACTAAGATTTTCCAGAAGAAGAAGACTTCTGTGACGTACAGTTTCAGACAGTCCTTCCCTCTGGTGGAGATGCAAGTCCACATGTTCCAGAACTCCT ACTACCCCCACGGTATCCGTCTGACCTCAGCAGTGTTGGGTGGAGAGAGGAAGGTCCTTATCGTGTTTATGGCTCCCAGCCAGCAGGACCGCACCCGCTTTGTCAGTGACCTTAAAGAGAGTATCGCTGAGGTGCAGGAGATGGAGAAGTACAGAGTGGAGT CCGAGTTGGAGAAGCAGAAAGGCGTGATGCGGACTGGCCTGCTGACCGGCTTGGTCGGAGGTGGAGTGGGTGTGAAGGGTGAGGTGGCGAACGGCACCCTGGGAAGGCCCAGTCTAGATGACAACTACTCTGCGGGAGAGGGACTCAAACGCTCGGCGCTCAGCTCATCTCTCCGAGACCTATCAGATGGAG GGAAACGTGGTCGCAGAAACAGTGTTGGCTCCCTCGACAGTACCATGGAA GGTTCCATCATTAGCAGCCCCCAGCCGCACCAGCGTTACCCGGTTCCGGGCGTGGTCCCAGGCTGCTACCCTACAGAAGACTACCGGCCGCATCGCCCCATCCTGAGCCCCGGAACGGGGGTGGGGGGTGGGCCGGGGCAACAACACACCGCTGCTGGGACGGGAGTTGGGGGGGTTCCCAGCAGTGTAGAGAGAGCGGGGGTGGGGAGCGGCCCTGGGGGGGGCAATACGGGCTCCTTCCTGGGCTCTCTATTCGGCAGCAAACGCGCCAAGCCACCAAGTCCCCTTATACCACCGGGGCCACCCTACCCCGcccctgtccccccacccacTACGGGAGGGCCCCCTCCTCACTCCCCATCATCTCTGTGCCAGTCGGAGGGGGGCCCTTCCAAGATCCAGGCCCTGCATGCTCAGTACTGCCACACGGCCGCCGTGCAGCCCCCACCTccctactaccatcaccatcgcTACCACGTCCTTGCTGGCCCTCCTCCCTTGCTAGGTGGGGGCGTGCCCCCTCATATCCTTCAGAGAGGGCCGTTCCCCTGTCGCCCTCCTATTGGCCCCCCTCACGCCCAGCTCCAGCAGCTGGCCCATCTCTCCCAGCTTTCCCAGCATGGCATGCAGGGTCGCTACAGCAACATGGCGGTGGGCTGTCCTCCCCCCCTTTCTCCTCACTCCCAACATTCTCAGAACCCCCAGTTCACCCTGTACCACACACAGCCCACACACTCTATCAGGGCGGGCGCCATGCCAGGCAAACCTCCTCTGACTTTGTCTCACTCCCACCCGCACCCCCACGCACACTCCCACACCCACCCCGGGCACCCCCTCAGTGCCGCGCCGCACCCCGCCCCCCACCCACATCAATCTCGCTTCATCTTTGGCACGCTGCCCCACCAACATCAGCATCAGCAGCCGTCCGCTTCCGTCAACACCCATCACGCTCCGCCCGCCGCCCAGTATCAGCCCCtgtaccctcctctctcttctatcccccctcccccccccccactcccctttACCCCCCCCTTCTACCCCCCTTATCCCTCTTATGCCTCTCTGCCCTCACCCCCCCCAGCACCCCGGGCAGCCTCAGCAGGGGCCCCAGGTGACGGGAGCTGGGGCGACTGGCACAGGGGGCAGCTCCAAATCCAAACCTATCAACCGGATCAGCACGGTGGTGTGAGCAGCAGAACGTGGGGCCACAGAAGGCAGAGGTCAGAGGGTAGGATGGAGGAAGGGGGCAGAGCTAGGGACAGGGATAGAGCCAGGGCTAGTAGAGGTgagcaggacagcagcagcagtaacaacagcgCCAGTGACAAGAAGAAACGCAACTTATTTCGTCTCTGCTACTTTCACCTCCGCTTCCCACACATGTAG